In Planctomycetota bacterium, the following proteins share a genomic window:
- a CDS encoding sugar phosphate isomerase/epimerase — protein sequence MTLPIGLQLYTVRDLLTGDQLGDTCKKLAEVGYTHAEVGPFSGHSTEAVTKAARDAGMTVVGSHEGSLIGDDANDTLKMLGDLGIRHAIQPYLPDEHRTADGYRKVAKTLEKVANFDGLSVLYHNHDWEFDTVDGDHTGYDLLIMDTGLGAELDTCWVSVAGRNPTQLMKRLSGRLPLIHVKDCSDFEKKTLCELGDGKVPVKEIVATASQCGVECLVVEQDNSWMNDDPMASAKKSFDYLKSVL from the coding sequence GCGATCAGCTCGGTGACACGTGCAAGAAGCTCGCCGAAGTCGGCTACACCCATGCCGAAGTCGGTCCCTTCAGCGGGCACTCGACCGAGGCTGTCACGAAAGCGGCACGCGACGCCGGGATGACCGTCGTCGGAAGCCACGAGGGCAGCCTGATCGGCGACGACGCAAACGACACGCTCAAAATGCTCGGCGATCTCGGCATTCGCCACGCCATTCAGCCTTACCTTCCCGACGAACACCGAACCGCAGACGGATACCGAAAGGTAGCGAAAACACTCGAGAAAGTGGCCAACTTCGACGGCCTGAGCGTGCTCTACCACAACCACGACTGGGAATTCGACACCGTCGACGGCGACCACACCGGCTACGACCTTCTGATCATGGACACCGGCCTTGGTGCCGAGCTCGACACGTGCTGGGTCAGCGTCGCCGGTCGGAATCCGACGCAGCTGATGAAGCGGCTGAGCGGTCGTCTGCCGCTGATTCACGTGAAGGACTGCAGCGACTTCGAGAAGAAGACCCTCTGCGAGCTGGGCGACGGCAAAGTGCCGGTCAAGGAGATCGTCGCCACCGCCAGCCAGTGCGGCGTGGAGTGCCTCGTCGTCGAACAGGACAACAGCTGGATGAACGACGACCCGATGGCGTCGGCGAAGAAGAGCTTCGACTACCTGAAGTCCGTCCTTTGA